In a genomic window of Gadus macrocephalus chromosome 9, ASM3116895v1:
- the LOC132463939 gene encoding suppressor of tumorigenicity 7 protein homolog isoform X2, which produces MGQWMEVSMFLNTLTPKFYVALTGTSSLISGLILIFEWWYFRKYGTSFIEQVSVSHLRPLLGGVDSSAPTNTTTSNGEADSSRQSVSECKVWRNPLNLFRGAEYNRYTWVTGREPLTYYDMNLSAQDHQTFFTCDTDHLRPADAIMQKAWRERNPQARISAAHEALELEDCATAFILLAEEESTTIMEAERLFKQALKAGESCYRRSHQLQHHSSQYEAQHRRDTNVLVYIKRRLAMCSRKLGRTREAAKMMRDLMKEFPLLSMFNIHENLLESLLELQNYADVQAVLAKYDDISLPKSATICYTAALLKARAVSDKFSPEAASRRGLSTAEMNAVEAIHRAVEFNPHVPKYLLEMKSLILPPEHILKRGDSEAIAYAFFHLQHWKRVEGALNLLHCTWEGSMYSSFRMIPYPLEKGHLFYPYPICTETADRELLPSVEAVFHEVSVYPKKELPFFILFTAGLCSFTAMLALLTHQFPELMGVFAKAFLSTLFAPLNFIMEKVESLLPSSLWHQLTRI; this is translated from the exons ATGGGCCAGTGGATGGAGG TAAGCATGTTTCTCAACACCCTGACGCCGAAGTTCTACGTGGCTTTGACTGGCACCTCATCCCTCATATCAGGACTCATCCTG aTCTTTGAGTGGTGGTACTTCAGGAAGTATGGGACTTCCTTCATTGAGCAGGTGTCCGTGAGCCACctgcgccccctgctgggcggAGTGGACAGCAGcgcccccaccaacaccactaccAGTAATGGGGAGGCCGACTCCAGTCGACAGAGTGTGTCCG aaTGTAAAGTGTGGCGAAATCCTCTGAATTTATTTCGGGGCGCAGAGTATAACAG gtacaCCTGGGTAACAGGTCGGGAGCCCCTCACCTACTACGACATGAACCTCTCGGCTCAGGACCACCAGACGTTCTTTACCTGCGACACGGACCACCTCAGGCCTGCAGACGcca tcaTGCAGAAGGCGTGGCGAGAGAGAAACCCACAGGCTCGTATCTCAGCTGCACATGAAGCTCTGGAGCTGGAGGA ctgtGCGACTGCGTTCATCCTCCTGGCCGAGGAGGAGTCCACTACCATCATGGAGGCGGAGCGTCTGTTCAAGCAGGCGCTGAAGGCCGGGGAGAGCTGCTACCGACGCAGCCACCAGCTGCAGCACCACAGCTCCCAGTACGAGGCCCAGCaca gaaggGACACCAACGTATTGGTGTACATAAAGAGGAGGCTTGCCATGTGTTCCCGGAAGTTAGGGAGAACACGAGAAGCAGCCAAGATGATGAGAGAT TTAATGAAGGAGTTCCCTCTTCTCAGTATGTTCAACATCCATGAGAACCTACTGGAGTCTCTGTTGGAGCTCCAGAACTACGCAGACGTACAGGCAGTGCTGGCCAAGTACGACG ATATAAGTTTACCTAAATCTGCAACAATATGTTACACAGCAGCGCTGCTCAAGGCCAGGGCCGTGTCTGACAA GTTCTCTCCCGAGGCGGCCTCCAGGAGGGGGCTGAGCACCGCAGAGATGAACGCTGTAGAAGCCATCCACAGAGCGGTGGAGTTTAACCCCCACGTCCCTAAA tatctCCTGGAGATGAAGAGTCTCATCCTCCCTCCAGAACACATCCTGAAGCGCGGCGACAGCGAGGCCATCGCCTATGCCTTCTTCCACCTGCAGCACTGGAAGAGAGTGGAGGGCGCGCTCAACCTGCTGCACTGCACCTGGGAGGGCAGTATGTACTCAT CCTTCAGAATGATCCCGTACCCCCTAGAGAAGGGTCATCTCTTCTACCCCTACCCCATCTGTACAGAGACGGCCGACAGAGAGCTGCTACCAAGT gtggaaGCAGTATTCCACGAGGTGTCAGTCTACCCCAAGAAGGAGCTGCCCTTCTTCATCCTGTTCACGGccggcctctgctccttcaCTGCCATGCTGGCGCTGCTCACACACCAGTTCCCAGAGCTCATGGGCGTCTTCGCCAAGGCT TTCCTGAGTACTTTATTCGCTCCCCTCAACTTCATCATGGAGAAGGTGGAGAgcctcctcccctccagtcTGTGGCACCAGCTCACCCGCATCTAG
- the LOC132463939 gene encoding suppressor of tumorigenicity 7 protein homolog isoform X6 — translation MVSMFLNTLTPKFYVALTGTSSLISGLILIFEWWYFRKYGTSFIEQVSVSHLRPLLGGVDSSAPTNTTTSNGEADSSRQSVSECKVWRNPLNLFRGAEYNRYTWVTGREPLTYYDMNLSAQDHQTFFTCDTDHLRPADAIMQKAWRERNPQARISAAHEALELEDCATAFILLAEEESTTIMEAERLFKQALKAGESCYRRSHQLQHHSSQYEAQHRRDTNVLVYIKRRLAMCSRKLGRTREAAKMMRDLMKEFPLLSMFNIHENLLESLLELQNYADVQAVLAKYDDISLPKSATICYTAALLKARAVSDKFSPEAASRRGLSTAEMNAVEAIHRAVEFNPHVPKYLLEMKSLILPPEHILKRGDSEAIAYAFFHLQHWKRVEGALNLLHCTWEGSMYSSFRMIPYPLEKGHLFYPYPICTETADRELLPSVEAVFHEVSVYPKKELPFFILFTAGLCSFTAMLALLTHQFPELMGVFAKAFLSTLFAPLNFIMEKVESLLPSSLWHQLTRI, via the exons ATGG TAAGCATGTTTCTCAACACCCTGACGCCGAAGTTCTACGTGGCTTTGACTGGCACCTCATCCCTCATATCAGGACTCATCCTG aTCTTTGAGTGGTGGTACTTCAGGAAGTATGGGACTTCCTTCATTGAGCAGGTGTCCGTGAGCCACctgcgccccctgctgggcggAGTGGACAGCAGcgcccccaccaacaccactaccAGTAATGGGGAGGCCGACTCCAGTCGACAGAGTGTGTCCG aaTGTAAAGTGTGGCGAAATCCTCTGAATTTATTTCGGGGCGCAGAGTATAACAG gtacaCCTGGGTAACAGGTCGGGAGCCCCTCACCTACTACGACATGAACCTCTCGGCTCAGGACCACCAGACGTTCTTTACCTGCGACACGGACCACCTCAGGCCTGCAGACGcca tcaTGCAGAAGGCGTGGCGAGAGAGAAACCCACAGGCTCGTATCTCAGCTGCACATGAAGCTCTGGAGCTGGAGGA ctgtGCGACTGCGTTCATCCTCCTGGCCGAGGAGGAGTCCACTACCATCATGGAGGCGGAGCGTCTGTTCAAGCAGGCGCTGAAGGCCGGGGAGAGCTGCTACCGACGCAGCCACCAGCTGCAGCACCACAGCTCCCAGTACGAGGCCCAGCaca gaaggGACACCAACGTATTGGTGTACATAAAGAGGAGGCTTGCCATGTGTTCCCGGAAGTTAGGGAGAACACGAGAAGCAGCCAAGATGATGAGAGAT TTAATGAAGGAGTTCCCTCTTCTCAGTATGTTCAACATCCATGAGAACCTACTGGAGTCTCTGTTGGAGCTCCAGAACTACGCAGACGTACAGGCAGTGCTGGCCAAGTACGACG ATATAAGTTTACCTAAATCTGCAACAATATGTTACACAGCAGCGCTGCTCAAGGCCAGGGCCGTGTCTGACAA GTTCTCTCCCGAGGCGGCCTCCAGGAGGGGGCTGAGCACCGCAGAGATGAACGCTGTAGAAGCCATCCACAGAGCGGTGGAGTTTAACCCCCACGTCCCTAAA tatctCCTGGAGATGAAGAGTCTCATCCTCCCTCCAGAACACATCCTGAAGCGCGGCGACAGCGAGGCCATCGCCTATGCCTTCTTCCACCTGCAGCACTGGAAGAGAGTGGAGGGCGCGCTCAACCTGCTGCACTGCACCTGGGAGGGCAGTATGTACTCAT CCTTCAGAATGATCCCGTACCCCCTAGAGAAGGGTCATCTCTTCTACCCCTACCCCATCTGTACAGAGACGGCCGACAGAGAGCTGCTACCAAGT gtggaaGCAGTATTCCACGAGGTGTCAGTCTACCCCAAGAAGGAGCTGCCCTTCTTCATCCTGTTCACGGccggcctctgctccttcaCTGCCATGCTGGCGCTGCTCACACACCAGTTCCCAGAGCTCATGGGCGTCTTCGCCAAGGCT TTCCTGAGTACTTTATTCGCTCCCCTCAACTTCATCATGGAGAAGGTGGAGAgcctcctcccctccagtcTGTGGCACCAGCTCACCCGCATCTAG
- the LOC132463939 gene encoding suppressor of tumorigenicity 7 protein homolog isoform X3, with protein MFGTESSLSMFLNTLTPKFYVALTGTSSLISGLILIFEWWYFRKYGTSFIEQVSVSHLRPLLGGVDSSAPTNTTTSNGEADSSRQSVSECKVWRNPLNLFRGAEYNRYTWVTGREPLTYYDMNLSAQDHQTFFTCDTDHLRPADAIMQKAWRERNPQARISAAHEALELEDCATAFILLAEEESTTIMEAERLFKQALKAGESCYRRSHQLQHHSSQYEAQHRRDTNVLVYIKRRLAMCSRKLGRTREAAKMMRDLMKEFPLLSMFNIHENLLESLLELQNYADVQAVLAKYDDISLPKSATICYTAALLKARAVSDKFSPEAASRRGLSTAEMNAVEAIHRAVEFNPHVPKYLLEMKSLILPPEHILKRGDSEAIAYAFFHLQHWKRVEGALNLLHCTWEGSMYSSFRMIPYPLEKGHLFYPYPICTETADRELLPTVFHEVSVYPKKELPFFILFTAGLCSFTAMLALLTHQFPELMGVFAKAFLSTLFAPLNFIMEKVESLLPSSLWHQLTRI; from the exons TAAGCATGTTTCTCAACACCCTGACGCCGAAGTTCTACGTGGCTTTGACTGGCACCTCATCCCTCATATCAGGACTCATCCTG aTCTTTGAGTGGTGGTACTTCAGGAAGTATGGGACTTCCTTCATTGAGCAGGTGTCCGTGAGCCACctgcgccccctgctgggcggAGTGGACAGCAGcgcccccaccaacaccactaccAGTAATGGGGAGGCCGACTCCAGTCGACAGAGTGTGTCCG aaTGTAAAGTGTGGCGAAATCCTCTGAATTTATTTCGGGGCGCAGAGTATAACAG gtacaCCTGGGTAACAGGTCGGGAGCCCCTCACCTACTACGACATGAACCTCTCGGCTCAGGACCACCAGACGTTCTTTACCTGCGACACGGACCACCTCAGGCCTGCAGACGcca tcaTGCAGAAGGCGTGGCGAGAGAGAAACCCACAGGCTCGTATCTCAGCTGCACATGAAGCTCTGGAGCTGGAGGA ctgtGCGACTGCGTTCATCCTCCTGGCCGAGGAGGAGTCCACTACCATCATGGAGGCGGAGCGTCTGTTCAAGCAGGCGCTGAAGGCCGGGGAGAGCTGCTACCGACGCAGCCACCAGCTGCAGCACCACAGCTCCCAGTACGAGGCCCAGCaca gaaggGACACCAACGTATTGGTGTACATAAAGAGGAGGCTTGCCATGTGTTCCCGGAAGTTAGGGAGAACACGAGAAGCAGCCAAGATGATGAGAGAT TTAATGAAGGAGTTCCCTCTTCTCAGTATGTTCAACATCCATGAGAACCTACTGGAGTCTCTGTTGGAGCTCCAGAACTACGCAGACGTACAGGCAGTGCTGGCCAAGTACGACG ATATAAGTTTACCTAAATCTGCAACAATATGTTACACAGCAGCGCTGCTCAAGGCCAGGGCCGTGTCTGACAA GTTCTCTCCCGAGGCGGCCTCCAGGAGGGGGCTGAGCACCGCAGAGATGAACGCTGTAGAAGCCATCCACAGAGCGGTGGAGTTTAACCCCCACGTCCCTAAA tatctCCTGGAGATGAAGAGTCTCATCCTCCCTCCAGAACACATCCTGAAGCGCGGCGACAGCGAGGCCATCGCCTATGCCTTCTTCCACCTGCAGCACTGGAAGAGAGTGGAGGGCGCGCTCAACCTGCTGCACTGCACCTGGGAGGGCAGTATGTACTCAT CCTTCAGAATGATCCCGTACCCCCTAGAGAAGGGTCATCTCTTCTACCCCTACCCCATCTGTACAGAGACGGCCGACAGAGAGCTGCTACCAA CAGTATTCCACGAGGTGTCAGTCTACCCCAAGAAGGAGCTGCCCTTCTTCATCCTGTTCACGGccggcctctgctccttcaCTGCCATGCTGGCGCTGCTCACACACCAGTTCCCAGAGCTCATGGGCGTCTTCGCCAAGGCT TTCCTGAGTACTTTATTCGCTCCCCTCAACTTCATCATGGAGAAGGTGGAGAgcctcctcccctccagtcTGTGGCACCAGCTCACCCGCATCTAG